A window of Physeter macrocephalus isolate SW-GA chromosome 6, ASM283717v5, whole genome shotgun sequence genomic DNA:
TGAAGGGAGGGATTCTTGGCAACTAGGAAGGATGTACTTTTACCCAGGATGTACAGTTCTCTCTGTCAGTCATCTTCAATTGGCTTCATTTCAACTTGGTACAGGTAGCCCTCAGtgagttgttaaaaaaaaatttggccacTTTTAAGATCGTTCCTCACTTTTAAAGGAAGCTTTCATAATAAAGGGACATAGTGGtgttaatttaatgtaatttatttttaattaagcacgcatcaaagaatgaaattactgAAGACCCGACGAGCTCTAATTAGAAGAAGTGGTGCAAACCACACCTTAGGCTTGATTCTAAGAGCCGGGAAGAAAAACAAGCAGAAGAGTTGCTTCAGGCGAGCATCTAACTTAGAAAGATTAGTTTCCTCACACTTGATAGACAGTGTGATTTTTGAGTTTTTGGTGGCTTGTGTTTTTCACTcgtcagagagaaaaaaaaaaacaacccttttGCAATAAGAGTATTGCAAAACTCTTAGGAGCCCAGTCTTCATGTAAGGAAAGGGCCTTGTAAAGGGGTACAACATACGGCTTGCTAAGTGTCACCTTTCAGAGAAGAGGCCTCAATATTGCAGTAGACTTCTAATACCACCATTCCCttatttaacagataaggaaatcCATCCTTGGCGTATCCTGGGAGAAAAAGCGGACAAGAGCATTATTCCTATTGGCTTACTCGGATTTAAGGTCCTGAGAACTGGAGGACTTGACCCAGATTATAGAACGGGTCTTCGAGAACTTGACACATGACTCACTGGAAAATGACCGGTTTCCCCTTGGGTGGAATCAGCTGTTGTGCTTGACTCCGGGCTAATCGCGTGTCGTGTCCCCGCAGGGTATGGAGGGGCCAGAGGCCCGGGAGCTGCGGGGCGCGGATGCGCTGCGCCGCTTCCAGGGCCTGTTGCTGGACCGCCGCGGCATGCTGCACGGGCAGCTGCTGCGCCTGCGCGAGGTGGCCCGGCGCCTCGAGCGCCTCCGCCGGCGTTCCCTGGCGGCCAACGTGGCGGGCAGCTCGCTGAGCGCGGCGGGCGCGGTCGCAGCCATCGTGGGACTCTCGCTCAGCCCCGTCACCCTGGGGGTCTCTCTGCTGGCGTCGgccgtggggctgggggtggccaCCGCCGGAGGGGCCGTCACCATCACGTCCGACCTCTCCCTGATCTTCTGCAACTCCCGGGAGCTGCGGCGGGTGCAGGAGATCGCGGCCACCTGCCAGGACCAGATGCGCGAGATCCTGAGCTGCCTCGACTTCTTCCTTCGCGGGCAGGGCCGCGGGGACCGCCAGCTGCTGCAGAGCGGGAGGAACGCCTCCATCGCGCTGTACAACTCGGTCTACTTCATCGTCTTCTTTGGCTCCCGCGGTTTCCTCATCCCCAGGCGGGCCGAGGGTGCCACCAGGATTAGCCAGGCCGTGCTGAAGGCCAAGATCCAGAAACTGGCCGAGAGCCTGGAGTCCTGCACCGGGGCTCTGGACAAGCTCGGCGAGCAACTGGAGTCCAGGGTCCAGCTCTACACGAAGAGCAGCCGTGGCCACGACCTCAAGATCTCTGCTAACCAGTCCGCTGGGCTGTTTTTCTGAGAATATCTTTTCCCCCTAATGACCGAGGCCAGAAACCATCCCCATGGGATGCTCCAGATTTGTAGCTCCCTCAGGAAAACACCAAGTTGGGTTAGGAGCTGAATGCAAAGGATGAGAAAAACTGTTCTTCAAGCGAGGGATGGGGATGTGTCCTCCCAAACCTTCTTTTGCCATCACTGTGACATCCTGCCTGGGGCTGAGGGCTAGGGACTTTTTACCTGCCTGCCCCTGGTGGGCTATGTGACGTGAAAACCATTTTTCCTTTAGCATGACCGTTCAGTCTTCACACCGCTGGGCACTCCTGATTGAAAAGTGTTGCAgcatccctgccccagccccggtGGGTGGTTTGAGCCGAGGCTGGAGAGGGTTGCAGACGTCACCACCCTTTGGGTCTTCTCCAAGCCCCACTAGGCTTTGAAGTCCTCAAAATGCCTCTAAGAGGAGACACCAGCTTTAAAACCTCTCTGCCAGAGTTTCTGAGTACAAAGAAATCCAGAATCCAGAGCAAATCAGACCCTCTCGgaactgtgtaggagggttcagAAGCCAGGAGAGGCACCTTCTGCTAACAtgtgtcccctcccctctcagCGTGCCCACTCATGGATCCAGCCTGGGGATGGAGTGGACCTTCTTGGGTGTCTTCATAACCAGACCTCCAAGGTACTCTGAGAGGGGAAACCAACTAAACGGTCACCTAAGTCCCGGCCCCTtgcagaagaaactgaggccaagaaagaggaaatgacTAACAGCTTCATTTACTGACATCATAGCCTAGAATAGGGAGCAATGGCTTTTGAGTTAGTCCTGGGTTTACTGTCTGAGACTTGGCTTActggtctgtaaaatggatgCTAAAACCTCACCCTGTTGGGAGGTATTAAGTGAGATAAAGTGCCAAGCACAGTGTCTGGGTCACAAAGTGTGGCCCCTGGGCtggcagcatcacctggggacttGTTAGAAAGGCAAATTCTCGGCCTCAACTCTAAGGAGGCAGAAATTCTGGAGGTGGGGTGCAGCAACCTGTGTTTAAACAAGCTCTTGGGGTGATTTGATGCCTGATAAGGTTTGAAAACCGCTGCAAGGGATGTTGGTTTCTGATCCTCTGATGAGCTTTCACGGAGTCTATAGCCTCTCTGGGCTCCGTGGTCTTCAGAGTCATTCACAAAAGGTCAAGGACAGTGTCccagaagtaaaagaaagaagGTGCGTGGGGACAGCTGTGTCAACGCTTCCTGGGGCAATTTCCTACCAGGTGAACTAAGGGATGTAACAGAATCAGCCCTTTAGAGGGCAGTGTTGCCCACTCGTTGTAAAAACTGGTACAGAAAGGAATGTGAATTTAATGGAAATTGACCTTTATTACCTTCTCTGAAAACCTCCAgaccattttttaattatttattttaagtttcttatttaattactgtttattattaacatttaattttatttgaccaCAACATTAGAAAATAATAGGAAGAGCAAGTTGCTGAATGGGAGACTACTGAGGTTCTTTTCGGGAGATGAAGTTGAGTTTGCCTTTCTAAGGTGGGCCCTGAGCTGGAAATAGCATTGCTTTCCTTGAATAAGTCTCCCTCCTTCAGAGGggcattttttcccccagtgtttTAAATGATCCTTTTAAGTAAATGTGGGAAGTTCTGAATAGAGAGACCGGGAGCTGAATTTAAGCTTACAAATGGAGGCTTGACTTGTCAATATAGAGATGATGCAAGCATATCTATCCTGAAGGTACAAGACTTTGCCAGCAGATAACACTTGACCTGAAAAGCCTTCCCTATTTAGTTCAGGGGGGAGAAGACCAATTAGAGGCATATGAAGGAAGCACTTGGAAGCCTGATGTCCTGTGAAGTTGGGTTTTATGGGCGATAGACAAATTAGCTTGTGTTATGATGGTGATGTGTTATATTTTCACTTTGGGAGCTGTAAGAAATCTGTAAACTGTCTCTTAGAAAATACTTCTACTAGGATTTCAGTCAAGTTCAGTTAAATGGATCCTAGAGAcaagcattttctttatttctcttgtgGGAATGTGAATAAGGCTTTTCCTTAAGGCCTTCGTTCTATAAAACAGATTGAAATGGTATGTtgtaaagggaagaaaagaaaggggtaTTTAGAGTACAAGTGTACTTCAGAAAAATATCCGAGTTcgaaaaataaatatgttcatattGAAGGTTTAAGTGCTTCTGTTCGTTTCCGGGGTTTACagtcatttggattgttttctttcacAATAAAGGAGATTCATTTGGTTCTGCACTTCAAGGATTCAATAAAGCTACATCCTACTCTATTAAAAAGATAATCCGTAGCAGACGTTTCTGATTCTAATCACTTTGATGCATTTGTCCTGAGGCACCTGTCATTTCCAATGTGGTAAATGTCAAAGTCAAAAGTATTTACTGGGAGAAACAAGAGAGAGAAGAGTGGTGTAGAAGGCACTGTAGATCAGATATGTCAAACAATTTGTCAACTTGATATATTTCTCACTCAAAGCCTTGGCGtgaaaagaaagtagaaggaatgGAGATGTTGAGAGAAAGACATTGTGCAGAGATAAATGGGGATACCATTAAATGCAGCAAATTTTGAAttccaca
This region includes:
- the APOLD1 gene encoding apolipoprotein L domain-containing protein 1, which gives rise to MEGPEARELRGADALRRFQGLLLDRRGMLHGQLLRLREVARRLERLRRRSLAANVAGSSLSAAGAVAAIVGLSLSPVTLGVSLLASAVGLGVATAGGAVTITSDLSLIFCNSRELRRVQEIAATCQDQMREILSCLDFFLRGQGRGDRQLLQSGRNASIALYNSVYFIVFFGSRGFLIPRRAEGATRISQAVLKAKIQKLAESLESCTGALDKLGEQLESRVQLYTKSSRGHDLKISANQSAGLFF